Sequence from the Christiangramia fulva genome:
CTTTTCCTGTGGCTACGCCTGGTTTGATGTTGTGACTCATAATTTTTTTGAATTAGGCTTACAAAAATAAGAAAATAAACTGGCTTAGAAAGGATAATTAATACCTACATTATAAACCGCATGTCCAAAATCATAATGAGGGAACCATCGTTCCCCAACAGGTAAAGCAGGATTATAAGTTTTAAAACCTATATCAAACCTCAATACGAAGAAATCAAAATCGTATCGTAAACCAAATCCCGAGCCTACGGCGATATCTTTAAGATCTGCAAAGGAATTGAAAGTTGAAGCTTCATCCTGTACAATATCAAGAACGTTCCAGATGTTGCCAATATCTGTAAAAACGGCTCCGTTCAACGAACTGAAAAGGTTAAAACGATATTCCAGATTAAGCGCCAGTTTCATGTTGGCTTCATTAAATTCATTGCGCCCACCGCTGCTTCCGGGACCCAGGTCATAGGCCTGCCATGCACGATTGTCGTTAGGACCGCCTGCGAAAAAACTTCTTGTAAAGGGAATACTGTTCGCATTTCCATAGGGAATAGCTACTCCGCCAAAAGCCCTGGCCGCGATAACATTATCATTTCCCAAATCCCAGTGCTGGATAAAATCCAGTTCCGTTTTAACATATTGAGAAAATTGAACTCCCAGGATCTCGTAATTGCCATTCATGTTCTTCGGGAGGCCTCCAATTTTCGAAACTGCCGTTAAAAAATTTCCGGCGGTTTCAATTTTAAAACGAAAACGCGAAAATTCCTGGTCGTAAAGGTTATTTTTTGTATTCCAAAGGTAGGTGTAGTTACTGGCGAAGATCAGGTTATTTTCAGTCAGTCTATTCTTACGTTCCCTGATATTGATAATATTCTTTCGTTGTGCTTCGGTTAAACCCTGTGTGGTGCCATTATTATTTTCGACTCCGTCAATAAAATTTTCTGTTCCCTGCGGAATGATGAGATCACCATTATCATTTAGAAATTCCGGATCGGTGACCACATTATCGCTTTGAACAATATTGTTGAGTTCGTCATAAGAATTTCGGTAAACATTGAAATAATTAGCAATATTCAGGTTTCTTACGTACTGAATGTTCAACAGGTCGAAACGGTTGGAAAGTTGTTTTGAAGGTGTCCAGCTATAGTTGACGATGCCCGTAAAATTTTGTTTATCCAACCCAATATTTTGCTGACTGCTTAAACCAAGGCTGAAAGTGGTGAATGGAGAAGTGTATTTAGGGATAAATTTTTCAGTATTGAAAGGTAGAAATATCCGGGGAAAAGAGAGCTTCATGTCGGCACCGATTTCTGAAATATCGAAAAAACGGGCGTTATTCCTGCTACCTGCGGCATCGGTAGAAGAGCCTACACTTCCGCGTCCTGAAATTTCAAATATTTCGGCCCTTCTGAAAATATTTCGGATAAGAAGAGAACCTCCAAACCCAATTCCAAATTTCTGAATATTGCTCTGTGAAATATCAAAATCAAAGCCCAGGGAATATTTGGGCAGTGGTGTGAGAAATATGTTGGTTATCAAATCGGTTCCGGAGCTATCGGCAGGATCTGGGATGAATTGCACGTTTGGGTATTTAAAAACCCTTAACGAATTCAAACGGGTGTAGGTTCTCGTGCGTGCAAGATCACTGTAGGTATTACCAGGTTTTATAAAGATGGCATCAGTAATAGCTTCAGGTTTGTAGCCCAATTGATCGAAAGAATAAACCGTATAATTTCCTATTTTCGCGCTATCACTAATTCTGTCATTCCTATTTTCATAGGTGTAATCGGTAAAAATATTCACTTTACTTATCTCGTGAATCTTAAAAGGTTCCCGAGCTGTGCTATCGCTGGAATTTATCTTTCTGTTTTTGATATTGAGCGTGGTGTTAATCTTATGATCGGTATTTAAGGTGTCGGCATCAAAGGTTATATATTCCTGGTCGAAATTATAGACGCCGTTGTTCCTGAAAAGCTGGGAAAGCCGATCTCTTTCCTCGTTAAAATCTAGCGTATTGTATTGAGCGCCAGATTTTATCTTGCTTTCGGTACGATGAAGATTGTAGAGGGAATCCAGCGCCGGCGAAGCAATGTCGGTTTCAATACTGTCTATAATGTAAGGTTCATGGGTGGTAATATGATATTCAACCCTTGCCCTTTTGTCTTTTCCAATAACAGGGATAATATCATAATCGGTTTCCACATTGAACCAGCCGTTATTCCAGTACCAGGATTGGAGGCGATTAGCCGATTTCTGAACCTCTTTTTTGCTGATTATTACCGGAGCTTCTCCTGTTCTCTTGATCCATTCATTAAATTCAACGCGGGAATGCAGGAATTTTTCAAATTGTTTTTCTGAAAGTAAATTGGTAAGCCTCCTTTTTTTTCGCTCATTTTCCAGGAATTTTTCAGTAAGGATACTGTCAATATTGGGTCGCGCAAGATTATAAAAATGAAGCTGAAGCGGTACCCCTAGAAAACGGGTGTTTGGCCTCTGGTATAACTGGCTATACACACTTTCATTGCTTATCTCCTGGTCGTTGGTAAAAATTTGGTTCTTTACCAGTAAATTTTCATCCGGTTCAAGACGTTTAACGGCGTTGCAGCTAAATATTAAGAAGGTTCCGGAAAATAATAATATTTTTGTGAAAAGCCGATTCAAGCACGTGGGATTAGAGGCTCAAAAATACATTTTTTGAATGGTTAGCAAAAGTCAGATTAAGTTAATAAAAAGCCTAAGCCAAAAAAAGTTCCGGACGGAACATCAACTTTTCGTGGTAGAAGGCAAGAAAAGTATTGAAGAATTTCTGAAATCAGGTTATGAAACATCATTTTTCTTTACTTCAGAAGAAGGACTTTTTGAAGCCGAAGGAGCGGTTTTAATTGCAGAAACCGAACTGGCAAAAATAACCATGCTTAAAAATCCGCAGAAAGTTTTGGCGGTTTTCAAGATTCCGAAACCAGCGTCACCCAATTTTAACGGATTGATTGTAGCACTTGATGGTGTGCGCGACCCTGGCAACCTGGGGACAATAATAAGACTTTGCGACTGGTTTGGTGTGGAGCAGATAATGGCTTCTGATGATACTGTTGATTGTTATAATCCCAAAGTGGTGCAGGCCAGTATGGGATCCCTGGGCAGAATAAAAATTCAGTACTTAGATCTGGAGAAAATTTTTAAAGTTCTGCCGGTTGATTACCCTGTTTTTGGTGCTTTTCTGGAAGGAGAAAATGTCTATAAAAGTATTCTGCCCGAAAGGGCGGTCATAGTAATGGGAAATGAAGCTCATGGAATTCGGGAGAATATCACTCAATTTATAAATTCACCTGTCACCATTCCTCAATTTGGGAAAAATCAACAAACAGAAAGTTTAAATGTCGCGATGGCTACAGCAGTTTTTTTAAGTGAATTTCGAAGGACAGGCTTTACTGGAAAACAAAATTAATAAAGATCGCCCGCGACATCATTTTATCAACATTTCCTGTATAAATACTATTCGGATCTGCATCGCGAATCAATTCATCATTTAGTGCAAAAACTCCACGAATGGAAGGGGAAAGCTTGAAATAATAGAGATACAGGTCTATCCCAAAGCCAATTTCATAATAGTATGAATTTGTGGTCATTCTAAACTGTCCGGCACTGTTGTCATCGGGATTATCCTGATTGCTACTTAAATTAATGGAAGTGGAGAGACCTCCTTCTACGAATGGGCGGAAATTATTTAACCTGTTAGCATTAAATTTTACTAATAAGGGAATATGAACATAAGTGGCACTTACTTCTCTATAGGTGCCGGCATCGGCTTTTATAGCCTGAAAGCCTCTTGTGTTGAAACTTACGCCGGGTTCAAGCCTTAAATCGAGATTGTTGGTGAGTCTCAGATTTCCTATGAGCCCCACATTGAAACCCACTCTTTTTTCGACCCTGAAATCCTGGCCAGTGACATAGTTCGAGCTGTAATTCTTGTAATCAAAATTGAAATCATAGGAGTTTAATCCAAGAAAATAGCCCCACGACCAACGCTGCTGATCAAAATTTTCATTATTCAATATGCTCTCACCCGAAAATAATTGGGCTTGTGCAGCCTGTATGCCAAAAGCCACCAGGGCAATCGTCAGTATTTTTTTCATGGTCTTACTTTGAAGCAATATAAATGGTTGAAACGCCAAATGTCTGGGGCAGATCCTTCACATTTATAAACCCAATTTTCTCTAAAATATTGTTGAAAGCTACACCGTAGGGAAAATTTGCAGCGCTTTCACTCAGGTATGAGTACGCATTTTTATCTTTTGAAAAAAGTTTTCCTATAATCGGAAGTATGTATCCTGAATAGAAATGATAGCCCTGTTTAAAAGGGAATTTTGTAGGGACAGAGGTTTCCAGTACCACGAAGATGCCTCCAGGGGACAGGACTCTTTTTATTTCTTCCAGGCCTTTTTCGAGATTTTCAAAATTTCTAACTCCAAAAGCAACCGTAATGGCATCGAATGTATTATCCTCAAAAGGTAAGTTTTCAGAATCTCCCTGGATCATTTCTATTTTCGATCCCAGGTCTCGTTTCGCGATTTTTTTTCTTCCTACCTTCAGCATTCCCTCCGAAAGGTCCAGGCCTACAATTCTTTTTGCTCCCGTACCTGTCATCTGGATCGCAAGATCTCCGGTACCTGTAGCAATATCCAAAATGCTTTCCGGATTTGTTTCAGCGACCAAAGCCACTACTTTTTTCCTCCATTTCACATCACTTCCCAAAGAAATTACGCGGTTGAGGCCATCATAATTTTCTGAAATCGTATCGAACATTTGCTCGACCTGTCGCTTTTTAGTGAGTTTAGAATCCTTATAAGGAGTTACCTTCTTACTCATGGCAAAAATTTGCTTCAAATATAACTGATATGACTGAAATTGATGCGAGCTGATTCAGTTTTCTCTGGTTGCTGAAAGATAAAGAACTCTTCTTCTTTTAAAGAATTAAAAAAGAAGCTGTTTAAAAAAAATTTAAAATCATCTGAATTGTAGTGAGAATCTATAACATAGTAAAACCATAATTATAGACCCGGAAAAAATCCTGACGCTGACAATTAAATCCTTAAAACAGCTTCTTTATGGGAATATGAATTAGTCCTTTTTTAAGACTTATGCATCTTTAAGAGCAGTTTTAATCCTTTTCATAGCTTCTTTTATCTGATCTTCACTTGCCGCGTAAGATATCCTGATACATTCAGGATTTCCAAAAGCATCTCCTGTAACAGTAGCCACATAAGCTTCTTCTAAAAGGAATAAGCTAAAATCGGAAGCATTTTCAATTTGATGCCCTTTTATTTTCTTTCCGAAGAAATGAGAAATATTCGGGAATACATAAAAAGCGCCCTGTGGTTCGGTAGTAACGAAACCTTCAATTTCATTTAAGAGATCCAGAATTAATTTTCTTCGGCTTTTAAATTTGTCGACCATATAGCTGATCTCCGAAACGGGAGCTTCAAGGGCTGTAATTACTGCACGCTGAGCTATACAGTTAGCGCCACTGGTAATTTGCCCCTGCATTTTATTACAGGCTCGTGCGATGTAAGAAGGCGCGCCAATATAGCCAATTCTCCAGCCGGTCATGGCAAAAGCTTTAGAAACACCATTCACAGTAACAGTACGATCATACATGTCTTCAAATTCTGCCATGGAGAAATGTCCTCCCACAAAATTGATATGTTCGTAAATTTCGTCGCTCACAATAATAATATCGGGATGTTTTTTAAGAACATCGGCCAGGGCCCTTAATTCTTCTTTGGTATAAACCATGCCGCTTGGATTGCAGGGTGAGCTGTACCAGAGCATCCTGGTTTTAGGAGTAATGGCTGCTTCAAGTTGCTCCGGAGTGATCTTGAAGTCGGTTTCCACAGTGGTAGGGATCTCTACGGGAACACCTTCTGCCAGTTTTACAATTTCGGCATAACTAACCCAATAAGGGCAGGGTAGTAGCACTTCATCTCCGGGATTCAGCATTACCATGGCAACGTTCGCTAAAGATTGCTTTGCGCCGGTAGAAACCACAATTTGAGAGCGGTCATAAGTTAAGTTATTGTCCCTTTTGAATTTCTTGATAATGGCGTCTTTCAGTTCAACATATCCGTCTACCGGGGTATATGAATTGTAATTCTCATTAATTGCTTTGATGGCGGCCTCTTTAATAAAATCGGGTGTATTGAAGTCGGGTTCACCCAGGCTTAAGCCAATAATATCCTTGCCCTGTTCTTTTAGCTCACGCGCTTTTGCAGCCATGGCAAGTGTTTGGGATGTGGCCATACTTTTGATCCGGTTCGATAGGAATTCCTGCATTTTTGCTTTGTTTAGTTAATTAATATTGAAAAACTGTTTTTTGCGCGTATTTCCTTTTCAGGGAAACAGCCTCAAAGTTAAAATTTTAAATATTCAGAGGCCCCTGTTTTGGAAAAAATTAGCCGTTAAAATTAATTACTTTTGCAAAAAAGATTTGAATCGTGGAATTGATCAAGAAGTACTTTCCGAATTTAACAATCGAGCAGTTTTCGAAATTTGAAAAACTGGAAGAATTATATAAAGACTGGAACCTGAAAATAAATGTGGTGTCAAGAAAAGATATAGATGAACTTTATCTGCGTCACGTTTTGCATTCTTTAGGAATAGCGAAGGTCCAGGAATTTCTTCCGGACTCGAAAATCCTTGATGTTGGAACAGGAGGCGGTTTTCCGGGAATTCCTTTGGCTATAATGTTTCCCGATTCGGAATTTCACCTGGTAGATTCTATTGGAAAGAAAATCAAAGTAGTGGAAGAGGTGAAGGGGGGTCTGGACCTGCAGAATGTAAAATCTTTTAATGAGCGTGTGGAGGATATTAATGGTTCTTACGATTTTATAGTAAGCCGAGCAGTAGCGGTGATGCCTACTTTTGTAAGATGGGTAAAAGGTAAAATCGCAAAAGAGAGCCGCCACGAGAGAAGAAATGGCATTTTATACCTTAAAGGCGGTGATTTAACCGAAGAACTGAGCGATTATAAAACCGCCCAGGTCTTCGATCTTTCTGAATATTTTGAAGAAGATTTTTTTGACACCAAAAAGGTAGTTTACCTCCCTATGAAATACAAAGGCTGATTATTATTCACTGATAATTACCTTTTTCGAGTATTCTTTTTCGCTGGTAAAAACTCTTACTACATAGACAGCAGCACTCAAAGGTCTTTCTACCGGTAGATAAATGGCTTTTGAAATGTTCAAATTATCAAAGTTCTTGATAAGCTGTCCATTAAGTGTATAGAGTTCTACATGACGAACATCCAGTAAATCGGGATTTGAAAGAAC
This genomic interval carries:
- a CDS encoding BamA/TamA family outer membrane protein — encoded protein: MNRLFTKILLFSGTFLIFSCNAVKRLEPDENLLVKNQIFTNDQEISNESVYSQLYQRPNTRFLGVPLQLHFYNLARPNIDSILTEKFLENERKKRRLTNLLSEKQFEKFLHSRVEFNEWIKRTGEAPVIISKKEVQKSANRLQSWYWNNGWFNVETDYDIIPVIGKDKRARVEYHITTHEPYIIDSIETDIASPALDSLYNLHRTESKIKSGAQYNTLDFNEERDRLSQLFRNNGVYNFDQEYITFDADTLNTDHKINTTLNIKNRKINSSDSTAREPFKIHEISKVNIFTDYTYENRNDRISDSAKIGNYTVYSFDQLGYKPEAITDAIFIKPGNTYSDLARTRTYTRLNSLRVFKYPNVQFIPDPADSSGTDLITNIFLTPLPKYSLGFDFDISQSNIQKFGIGFGGSLLIRNIFRRAEIFEISGRGSVGSSTDAAGSRNNARFFDISEIGADMKLSFPRIFLPFNTEKFIPKYTSPFTTFSLGLSSQQNIGLDKQNFTGIVNYSWTPSKQLSNRFDLLNIQYVRNLNIANYFNVYRNSYDELNNIVQSDNVVTDPEFLNDNGDLIIPQGTENFIDGVENNNGTTQGLTEAQRKNIINIRERKNRLTENNLIFASNYTYLWNTKNNLYDQEFSRFRFKIETAGNFLTAVSKIGGLPKNMNGNYEILGVQFSQYVKTELDFIQHWDLGNDNVIAARAFGGVAIPYGNANSIPFTRSFFAGGPNDNRAWQAYDLGPGSSGGRNEFNEANMKLALNLEYRFNLFSSLNGAVFTDIGNIWNVLDIVQDEASTFNSFADLKDIAVGSGFGLRYDFDFFVLRFDIGFKTYNPALPVGERWFPHYDFGHAVYNVGINYPF
- a CDS encoding TrmH family RNA methyltransferase gives rise to the protein MVSKSQIKLIKSLSQKKFRTEHQLFVVEGKKSIEEFLKSGYETSFFFTSEEGLFEAEGAVLIAETELAKITMLKNPQKVLAVFKIPKPASPNFNGLIVALDGVRDPGNLGTIIRLCDWFGVEQIMASDDTVDCYNPKVVQASMGSLGRIKIQYLDLEKIFKVLPVDYPVFGAFLEGENVYKSILPERAVIVMGNEAHGIRENITQFINSPVTIPQFGKNQQTESLNVAMATAVFLSEFRRTGFTGKQN
- a CDS encoding porin family protein — its product is MKKILTIALVAFGIQAAQAQLFSGESILNNENFDQQRWSWGYFLGLNSYDFNFDYKNYSSNYVTGQDFRVEKRVGFNVGLIGNLRLTNNLDLRLEPGVSFNTRGFQAIKADAGTYREVSATYVHIPLLVKFNANRLNNFRPFVEGGLSTSINLSSNQDNPDDNSAGQFRMTTNSYYYEIGFGIDLYLYYFKLSPSIRGVFALNDELIRDADPNSIYTGNVDKMMSRAIFINFVFQ
- the ubiE gene encoding bifunctional demethylmenaquinone methyltransferase/2-methoxy-6-polyprenyl-1,4-benzoquinol methylase UbiE is translated as MSKKVTPYKDSKLTKKRQVEQMFDTISENYDGLNRVISLGSDVKWRKKVVALVAETNPESILDIATGTGDLAIQMTGTGAKRIVGLDLSEGMLKVGRKKIAKRDLGSKIEMIQGDSENLPFEDNTFDAITVAFGVRNFENLEKGLEEIKRVLSPGGIFVVLETSVPTKFPFKQGYHFYSGYILPIIGKLFSKDKNAYSYLSESAANFPYGVAFNNILEKIGFINVKDLPQTFGVSTIYIASK
- a CDS encoding pyridoxal phosphate-dependent aminotransferase, producing the protein MQEFLSNRIKSMATSQTLAMAAKARELKEQGKDIIGLSLGEPDFNTPDFIKEAAIKAINENYNSYTPVDGYVELKDAIIKKFKRDNNLTYDRSQIVVSTGAKQSLANVAMVMLNPGDEVLLPCPYWVSYAEIVKLAEGVPVEIPTTVETDFKITPEQLEAAITPKTRMLWYSSPCNPSGMVYTKEELRALADVLKKHPDIIIVSDEIYEHINFVGGHFSMAEFEDMYDRTVTVNGVSKAFAMTGWRIGYIGAPSYIARACNKMQGQITSGANCIAQRAVITALEAPVSEISYMVDKFKSRRKLILDLLNEIEGFVTTEPQGAFYVFPNISHFFGKKIKGHQIENASDFSLFLLEEAYVATVTGDAFGNPECIRISYAASEDQIKEAMKRIKTALKDA
- the rsmG gene encoding 16S rRNA (guanine(527)-N(7))-methyltransferase RsmG; protein product: MELIKKYFPNLTIEQFSKFEKLEELYKDWNLKINVVSRKDIDELYLRHVLHSLGIAKVQEFLPDSKILDVGTGGGFPGIPLAIMFPDSEFHLVDSIGKKIKVVEEVKGGLDLQNVKSFNERVEDINGSYDFIVSRAVAVMPTFVRWVKGKIAKESRHERRNGILYLKGGDLTEELSDYKTAQVFDLSEYFEEDFFDTKKVVYLPMKYKG